One genomic region from Actinocatenispora thailandica encodes:
- the recQ gene encoding DNA helicase RecQ, which produces MSFRGLDAIDVLRKVFGYDEFRGEQQHIIEHVVGGGDALVLMPTGGGKSLCYQIPALVRDGVGIVVSPLIALMADQVDALTALGVRAGFLNSTQDFEQRRLVEQEFLAGELDLLYLAPERLGVPATQRLLERGTISLFAIDEAHCVSQWGHDFRPDYLGLSMLHERWPDVPRIALTATATPATHTEIAQRLNLTGARHFVASFDRPNIQYRIVPKGEPRKQLLQVLRSEHDGDAGIVYCLSRASVEKTAAFLTDQGIEALPYHAGLDARTRATNQSRFLREDGIVMVATIAFGMGIDKPDVRFVAHLDLPKSVEGYYQETGRAGRDGLPSTAWLAYGLADVVQQRKMIDDSDGDDAHRRQLTAHLDAMLALCETVQCRRVRLLDYFGESAQPCGNCDTCLDPPASWDGTVPAQKLLSTVLRLDRERGQRFGVGQAIDILLGKQTPKVTQHRHDQLSVFGVGSDLTEAQWRTVTRQLLAQGLLNVEGDYGTLVLTERSADVLRGQHTVRLRTEPERRKAAKTKRASASAELPPEAQPVFEALRSWRGGTAKEQGVPAYVVFHDATLREIATRRPTDLSELGAVSGVGESKLAKYGEGILAVLAEQR; this is translated from the coding sequence ATGTCTTTCCGGGGGCTCGACGCGATCGACGTGCTGCGCAAGGTGTTCGGCTACGACGAGTTCCGCGGCGAACAGCAGCACATCATCGAGCACGTGGTCGGCGGCGGCGACGCCCTGGTGCTGATGCCGACCGGCGGCGGAAAGTCGCTGTGCTACCAGATCCCGGCGCTGGTGCGAGACGGCGTCGGGATCGTGGTGTCGCCGCTGATCGCGCTGATGGCCGACCAGGTCGACGCGCTGACCGCGCTCGGGGTGCGGGCCGGGTTCCTCAACTCGACGCAGGACTTCGAACAGCGCCGGCTGGTGGAGCAGGAGTTCCTGGCCGGTGAGCTCGACCTGCTCTACCTCGCGCCGGAACGGCTCGGCGTGCCGGCCACCCAGCGGCTGCTGGAGCGCGGCACGATCAGCCTGTTCGCCATCGACGAGGCGCACTGCGTGTCGCAGTGGGGCCACGACTTCCGGCCCGACTACCTGGGGCTGTCGATGCTGCACGAGCGGTGGCCGGACGTGCCGCGCATCGCGCTGACCGCGACCGCCACCCCGGCCACCCACACCGAGATCGCGCAGCGGCTCAACCTGACCGGCGCGCGGCACTTCGTGGCGAGCTTCGACCGGCCCAACATCCAGTACCGGATCGTGCCGAAGGGCGAGCCGCGCAAGCAGCTGTTGCAGGTGTTGCGCAGCGAACACGACGGCGACGCGGGCATCGTGTACTGCCTGTCCCGGGCATCGGTGGAGAAGACCGCCGCGTTCCTGACCGACCAGGGCATCGAGGCGCTGCCGTACCACGCGGGGCTGGACGCGCGCACCCGCGCCACCAACCAGTCCCGGTTCCTGCGCGAGGACGGCATCGTGATGGTGGCGACGATCGCGTTCGGGATGGGCATCGACAAGCCCGACGTGCGGTTCGTCGCGCATCTCGACCTGCCGAAGTCGGTCGAGGGCTACTACCAGGAGACCGGCCGGGCCGGCCGGGACGGGCTGCCGTCCACCGCCTGGCTGGCGTACGGGCTGGCCGACGTGGTGCAGCAGCGCAAGATGATCGACGACTCGGACGGCGACGACGCGCACCGCCGGCAGCTGACCGCGCACCTGGACGCGATGCTGGCGCTGTGCGAGACGGTGCAGTGCCGTCGGGTGCGACTGCTCGACTACTTCGGCGAGTCGGCGCAGCCGTGCGGCAACTGCGACACCTGCCTGGACCCGCCGGCCTCCTGGGACGGTACGGTTCCGGCGCAGAAGCTGCTGTCGACGGTGCTGCGGCTGGACCGCGAGCGGGGGCAACGGTTCGGCGTCGGGCAGGCGATCGACATCCTGCTCGGCAAGCAGACCCCGAAGGTCACCCAGCACCGGCACGACCAGCTGTCGGTGTTCGGCGTCGGCAGCGATCTGACCGAGGCCCAGTGGCGCACGGTGACCCGGCAACTGCTCGCGCAGGGACTGCTGAACGTCGAGGGTGACTACGGCACGCTGGTGTTGACCGAGCGCAGCGCGGACGTGCTGCGCGGCCAGCATACGGTCCGGCTGCGCACCGAGCCGGAGCGCCGCAAGGCGGCGAAGACCAAGCGCGCCAGCGCATCCGCCGAGTTGCCGCCGGAGGCCCAGCCGGTCTTCGAGGCGCTGCGCAGCTGGCGCGGCGGCACCGCGAAGGAGCAGGGCGTCCCGGCGTACGTGGTGTTCCACGACGCGACGTTGCGGGAGATCGCCACCCGCCGGCCCACCGACCTGTCCGAACTCGGCGCCGTCTCCGGCGTCGGCGAGAGCAAGCTCGCCAAGTACGGCGAGGGCATCCTGGCGGTCCTCGCCGAGCAGCGCTGA
- a CDS encoding winged helix-turn-helix domain-containing protein has product MYRIHFTAHDLARTRVSAEPLPLLELQLAVRAVQDRSQPVRFAAWRRHCAVRLPEPARMALSLSPPNAVAPTFCWPGLPGTPEQLLEQARTIPDATVARELADITCHDPVPRWAAGLGHDAELRASLHAGVEQLFDRLLAPYWPRLADTYAADRAVRLRQFQAGGVAAVLAAASPEWLRWRSPVLEIRMPTGLDHDLYLAGQGVLLAPSAFASRAFVSAEGDQQPVVAYPVDAAAGLPWLTALTPAAAAGPAVAALLGRTRATVLTAIAEHPECSTTELARLADISPAGASQHATVLRAAGLVRTVRHRNAALHVPTQLGLSLLAAPAT; this is encoded by the coding sequence GTGTACCGGATCCACTTCACCGCACACGACCTCGCGCGTACCCGGGTGTCGGCCGAGCCGCTGCCACTGCTGGAATTGCAGCTCGCGGTGCGCGCGGTGCAGGACCGCAGCCAGCCGGTGCGGTTCGCGGCGTGGCGCCGGCACTGCGCCGTCCGGCTGCCGGAGCCGGCCCGGATGGCGCTCTCGCTGAGCCCGCCGAACGCGGTCGCGCCCACGTTCTGCTGGCCCGGCCTCCCCGGTACCCCCGAGCAGCTGCTGGAGCAGGCACGAACCATCCCGGACGCCACGGTGGCCCGCGAACTCGCCGACATCACCTGCCACGACCCGGTCCCGCGCTGGGCCGCCGGCCTCGGGCACGACGCCGAGCTGCGCGCCAGCCTGCACGCCGGGGTCGAGCAGCTGTTCGACCGGCTCCTGGCGCCCTACTGGCCACGGCTGGCCGACACCTACGCCGCCGACCGGGCGGTCCGGCTGCGCCAGTTCCAGGCCGGCGGGGTGGCGGCGGTGCTGGCCGCGGCGAGCCCGGAATGGCTGCGCTGGCGCTCGCCGGTGCTGGAGATCCGGATGCCGACCGGCCTCGACCACGACCTGTACCTCGCCGGGCAGGGCGTGCTGCTGGCCCCGTCCGCGTTCGCCAGCCGCGCGTTCGTCAGCGCGGAGGGCGACCAGCAACCGGTCGTCGCCTACCCGGTGGACGCCGCCGCCGGGCTGCCCTGGCTCACCGCGCTCACGCCCGCAGCAGCGGCCGGGCCGGCGGTCGCCGCGCTGCTCGGCCGTACCCGAGCCACCGTGCTCACCGCGATCGCCGAGCATCCGGAGTGCAGTACCACCGAACTCGCCCGGCTGGCCGACATCTCCCCGGCCGGCGCCAGCCAGCACGCGACGGTACTGCGGGCCGCCGGGCTGGTGCGCACCGTCCGGCACCGCAACGC